The following proteins are encoded in a genomic region of Lutra lutra chromosome 16, mLutLut1.2, whole genome shotgun sequence:
- the ATP1B2 gene encoding sodium/potassium-transporting ATPase subunit beta-2 translates to MVIQKEKKSCGQVVEEWKEFVWNPRTHQFMGRTGTSWAFILLFYLVFYGFLTAMFTLTMWVMLQTVSDHTPKYQDRLATPGLMIRPKTENLDVIVNVSDSESWDQHVQKLNKFLEPYNDSIQAQKNDVCRPGRYYEQPDNGVLNYPKRACQFNRTQLGDCSGIGDPTHYGYSTGQPCVFIKMNRVINFYAGANQSMNVTCVGKRDEDAENLGNFVMFPANGNIDLMYFPYYGKKFHVNYTQPLVAVKFLNVTPNVEVNVECRVNAANIATDDERDKFAGRVAFKLRVNKT, encoded by the exons ATGGTcatccagaaggagaagaagagctGCGGGCAGGTGGTTGAGGAGTGGAAGGAGTTCGTGTGGAACCCGAGGACGCACCAGTTCATGGGCCGCACCGGCACCAGTTGGG CCTTTATCCTCCTCTTCTACCTCGTCTTCTATGGCTTCCTCACGGCGATGTTCACCCTTACCATGTGGGTCATGCTGCAGACGGTCTCTGACCATACCCCCAAGTACCAGGACCGACTGGCCACGCCAG GCTTGATGATTCGCCCCAAGACCGAGAATCTTGATGTCATTGTCAACGTCAGTGACTCCGAGAGCTGGGACCAACACGTTCAGAAGCTCAACAAGTTCTTGGAGC CTTACAATGATTCCATCCAAGCCCAAAAGAACGATGTCTGCCGCCCGGGGCGCTACTATGAACAGCCGGATAATGGGGTTCTCAACTACCCGAAGCGTGCCTGTCAGTTCAACCGAACCCAGCTGGGGGATTGCTCTGGCATCGGGGACCCAACCCACTACGGTTACAGCACTGGTCAGCCCTGTGTCTTCATCAAGATGAACCGG gtCATCAACTTCTACGCAGGAGCCAATCAGAGCATGAATGTCACTTGTGTTGGGAAG CGTGATGAAGATGCTGAGAATCTTGGCAACTTTGTCATGTTTCCTGCCAATGGCAACATCGACCTCATGTACTTCCCCTACTATGGCAAAAAGTTCCAC GTGAACTACACGCAGCCCCTGGTGGCCGTCAAGTTCCTGAACGTGACCCCCAACGTGGAGGTGAACGTGGAATGTCGGGTCAATGCCGCCAACATCGCCACGGATGACGAGCGGGACAAGTTCGCCGGCCGCGTGGCCTTCAAGCTCCGTGTCAACAAAACCTGa